In the genome of Hymenobacter cellulosivorans, one region contains:
- a CDS encoding LacI family DNA-binding transcriptional regulator: MATKKQQTSLRDLAQHLGVSASTISRALANHHDISETTKERVRQAAQELNYRPNQLAAALRRGHSKTLGVIVPHIKGYFFPAVMNGIEKVATREGFNVLLCQSNEDLKREQRNIEALLASQVEGILMSVSATTYQETQHLEQVRQQGTPLVFFDRVPDLPRSMAVILDDFQGAYQSVRHLIEQGCRRIVHLAGPQHLNTSRNRFLGYKAALADHGLSFEEDWVYSLPALTHEAGRLGMQHLLALEPPLDGIFAAYAIPSVGALEVLREKQLRVPQDIALACFSNEPFTTMTQPQMTVVDQRAEQMGETAVRLFLQLLKRGPAYEPPHLILKPELIIRDSSLHRSQEPMEAR; this comes from the coding sequence ATGGCCACCAAAAAACAGCAGACCTCTCTACGGGACCTGGCCCAGCATCTGGGCGTTTCGGCCTCCACCATTTCGCGGGCCCTGGCCAACCACCACGACATCAGCGAGACGACCAAGGAACGGGTGCGACAGGCGGCCCAGGAGCTCAACTACCGCCCCAACCAGCTAGCCGCCGCCCTGCGCCGGGGCCACAGCAAAACCCTGGGCGTCATCGTACCCCACATCAAGGGCTATTTCTTTCCGGCCGTTATGAACGGCATCGAGAAAGTAGCTACCCGGGAAGGCTTCAACGTGCTGCTCTGCCAAAGCAACGAAGACCTGAAGCGGGAGCAGCGCAACATCGAAGCCCTCCTGGCCTCCCAGGTGGAAGGCATTCTGATGTCGGTATCGGCTACTACTTACCAGGAAACCCAGCACCTGGAGCAGGTGCGGCAGCAGGGTACGCCCCTGGTGTTCTTCGACCGGGTACCCGACTTGCCACGCAGCATGGCCGTCATCCTCGACGATTTTCAGGGTGCTTACCAATCGGTGCGCCACCTCATTGAGCAGGGCTGCCGCCGCATCGTGCACCTGGCTGGCCCGCAACACCTGAACACCAGCCGTAACCGGTTTCTGGGCTACAAGGCCGCTCTGGCCGACCACGGCCTGTCCTTCGAGGAAGACTGGGTGTACTCTTTGCCGGCCCTGACCCACGAGGCCGGCCGCCTGGGCATGCAGCACCTGCTGGCCCTGGAGCCGCCCCTCGACGGAATTTTTGCCGCCTACGCCATTCCGTCGGTGGGCGCGCTGGAGGTGCTGCGCGAAAAGCAGCTGCGCGTGCCCCAGGATATTGCCCTGGCTTGCTTCAGCAACGAGCCATTTACGACCATGACCCAGCCCCAGATGACGGTAGTCGACCAGCGGGCCGAGCAGATGGGCGAAACGGCGGTGCGCCTGTTTCTGCAGCTGCTCAAGCGCGGCCCTGCTTACGAGCCGCCCCACCTGATCCTCAAGCCCGAGCTCATCATCCGCGACTCGTCGCTGCACCGCTCCCAGGAGCCGATGGAGGCGCGCTAA